One Faecalicatena sp. Marseille-Q4148 DNA window includes the following coding sequences:
- a CDS encoding MarR family transcriptional regulator, whose product MLTSVFGISIKCEAWKHQDSLPVYIAGSYDFQTAYIGNKRCIMLIPTEELATLPALKKQITKIQQIDNVPVVFELATVSNYRRKSLIENNIPFITDKQVFLPFIGTMLSDEKAPQKLRGKFVYSTQQLFLFYLYSKKKRLYISEAGKVLPFTAMTLTRAVKQLETTDLFLVAKDGVNKFIESKYKRDELFEKAKVYLTTPVRKAGYIDKTQVTENMVFAGETALSEKTMLNPSRVATYAISEKDYDKTLLTDELIDPDKQVRLELWAYSPKQFSEDNSADDISIVLSFGDTNDERIEEAVDELQERRLQE is encoded by the coding sequence ATGCTTACAAGCGTATTCGGGATTTCTATAAAATGTGAAGCATGGAAACATCAGGATTCTTTACCTGTTTATATCGCTGGAAGTTATGATTTTCAAACAGCATATATTGGAAACAAACGTTGCATAATGCTTATTCCGACAGAAGAGCTTGCAACACTTCCGGCACTGAAAAAGCAAATTACAAAAATACAGCAGATTGATAATGTACCAGTTGTATTTGAACTTGCAACGGTATCAAATTATCGAAGAAAAAGCCTTATAGAAAATAATATACCGTTTATTACTGATAAGCAGGTCTTTCTTCCTTTCATCGGAACAATGCTTTCTGATGAGAAAGCCCCCCAAAAATTAAGGGGTAAGTTTGTTTATTCCACGCAGCAGTTGTTTTTGTTTTATCTGTATAGTAAGAAAAAACGATTGTATATTTCAGAAGCCGGAAAAGTGCTTCCATTTACAGCAATGACCTTGACCAGAGCAGTAAAGCAGTTGGAAACGACGGATTTGTTTTTGGTAGCAAAAGACGGTGTCAACAAGTTTATTGAGTCAAAATATAAGCGAGATGAATTATTTGAAAAAGCAAAAGTATATTTGACGACTCCTGTCCGCAAAGCAGGATATATAGATAAGACGCAAGTTACGGAAAATATGGTCTTTGCAGGGGAAACGGCACTTTCTGAAAAAACAATGTTAAATCCAAGCCGAGTTGCTACCTATGCAATTAGTGAGAAAGATTATGATAAAACCTTGCTAACCGATGAATTGATAGACCCGGATAAGCAGGTAAGACTTGAATTATGGGCATACAGCCCGAAACAATTTTCAGAGGATAACAGTGCTGATGATATTTCCATTGTTTTATCTTTTGGAGATACAAACGATGAAAGAATTGAAGAAGCAGTAGATGAATTGCAGGAAAGAAGGTTGCAGGAGTAA